Proteins encoded by one window of Vicinamibacterales bacterium:
- a CDS encoding fimbria/pilus periplasmic chaperone: MTHRQLSTAIAALAMILAASRWGSAQSTFSVDPLLIKLNAASNNAVLTLSNTSANDLRFEIKGFAWDQEPISGTMQLTATTDLVIFPPLVTLKAHSTQRIRVGATAAQGTVEKAYRLLIEELPSEVKPANANQVNVRTRIGVPVFVEPTKSTLSGKIDSVTIANHIVSVALANTGTTHAMVDSIVIRGMSGPDQPVFEESLPGWYVLAGKTRTWQYTFKPAQCRPMKFVEVEVYAHDKMLSSRADVPAGACAP, encoded by the coding sequence ATGACCCACCGACAGCTGTCCACGGCGATTGCGGCCTTGGCAATGATCCTCGCCGCGTCGCGCTGGGGGAGTGCGCAGTCCACCTTTTCGGTAGACCCCCTTCTCATCAAGCTCAATGCCGCCTCGAACAATGCGGTCTTGACGCTGAGCAATACCAGCGCGAACGATCTTCGCTTCGAAATCAAGGGGTTCGCCTGGGATCAGGAGCCGATCTCGGGCACGATGCAGCTCACGGCGACGACCGATCTGGTCATCTTCCCGCCGCTCGTCACGCTCAAGGCGCATTCGACCCAGCGGATTCGTGTCGGTGCCACCGCCGCCCAGGGCACTGTCGAAAAGGCCTACCGGCTACTCATCGAGGAACTGCCGAGTGAAGTCAAGCCAGCCAACGCCAACCAGGTGAATGTCCGCACGCGCATCGGTGTGCCGGTCTTCGTCGAGCCGACGAAATCCACGCTGAGCGGCAAGATCGACTCGGTGACGATTGCCAACCACATCGTCTCGGTGGCGCTCGCCAATACGGGCACTACTCATGCCATGGTCGACAGCATCGTGATCCGGGGCATGTCGGGGCCCGACCAGCCGGTCTTCGAGGAGTCGCTGCCCGGATGGTATGTCCTGGCCGGCAAGACCCGCACGTGGCAGTACACGTTCAAACCCGCGCAGTGCCGGCCGATGAAATTCGTCGAGGTCGAGGTCTACGCGCACGACAAGATGCTGTCGTCGCGTGCCGACGTGCCGGCCGGCGCCTGCGCGCCGTAG